The stretch of DNA CCACACACCTGTGCACGCAACTGGGCTTCATCTTCGACCTCAATGGAGCGCGACATTATCGTCCAGGGTTTCCAAGAAAGTGAACGAATGTACGGAATCAGATATACGACACTAATTGGCGATGGAGATAGCAGCGTTTTCGTTGCTGTTCAAACACAAGTTTCATACGGTCGATTGGTAAAGAAAGTTGAATGCGTGAATCACCCggtgaaaaattacactaaaagACTGTACATCGCTGCAAAAGACACCAAAGCATTCACATCACCAGGTGGAAGGGAAGCCAGGAAGATTTTGTCGTCAGCGAATATCCGAATCCTAAAGGGTCTCGCGAGGTCCACGGTTAGACGACATGCCCAAAACACCCACGCTGTGACGCCTGAAGCGATAATGAGGCTACGTCACCAACTGAAAAACGGCCCGTATCATGTTTTCGGCATCCACAGCGGCTGTCCCTCTTAGCATTGTCCCATCAAGAGAGGTGATGCGGTTGAACACGAACGACGAACCGAAAAGGGCAGGCTTCTAATACGATCCGGCATGATGGTTGAAATTCAAAAGGCGATTGATATACTCGCTGACAGGAGTGACATGCTCCTTCTGGACGCAACAAGCAATGCGGCTGAGACATACAGGATGCCAAAATTTGCAAGCGTCGCCGGAGACAAGGACTACGGGCCAGATTCACAAAGGCCGGACCTCGAGAACACCATCTTTCTGCAGAAAGCTAAAGAGCTAGCTGACAAAATAAGACTTACAGCCCACGAAGCGAACACCCTCCAGGAATCTACGCTGGAACAAAGTCAGTGCTCACTTTGGCGTGCAGAAAGAAAGCAGAGGATACCTTCCACCTCGATTTACAGCATATGTCGGCCGCATCGAGCGACTTTCAACTACTCGTCAATTGTGAAGAAGATATTGTATTCCAGGTCATTCCAGAGCAGGGATTGCCAATACGGTATGGACCACGAGAATGCGACAGCTTCGGTATTCCAAGCCAGAAATCCAGCCTGTGTGGTGAAGCGCTGTGGTCTTTTTGCGAATCCTGACACGTCGTACGTGGCCACGAGCCCCGATCGCCTTATTGATGACGATGGCATCCTTGAGATCAAATGCCCTGCAAGCGCTCAAAACTACCCGTCCATCGTGGAAACTGCTAAAAGTCATGTAAGGTGCCGACAGGTGAATaaagaggaagaggaatggGGCACGAGCCTCATTCTAGGGTTTTAAGAAGAGATAGGACTGTGAAGTCTTacattggcgcagccgacaaCCGAATGTGGGTTGAATTCCTCCTAGAAGCCACGCCCAAAGGGCCGAAGGTGCGACACTGTGACGTCGGAGAGGACAGCTTCAACCTGGATTCTCACCCCGACCACCAAGCCCTCCTTCAGTATGTGGCTTCAAAGGCAAACCTCGACATTTCTTCGCCTGCTACTCAGGGCACTTTTAAAGTCAATATGAAGCTCGATGACTTTGATCGGCTAGTCCGGTTTCCTCGGAACTCACAGACGCGACAGACGGCTTCGCAAGCTAGTGGAGACACGGCAACGTTGTTATCCATGTTCCAGCACCAACAGAATCAGTTAGCTGAACAACAGCGAGTCCTTGTTGACCTAATTCGCACCATGTCTGTCCGGGAGGATTCATCTCGCCCCTCAGCCTTATTCAAGCCGGAGGAATTTGACGGTAGTAGGGGTGCGGGGTCATGGATGCCTTTGTACGAACACGCGTGCCAGCATAACCATTGGTCGACAATTTACGAACCTTCCTTCTCGGATCGGCCAGGAGGTGGTATGACTCTCGCCTACTTCAGCATTACCAGGCAACTTGGGAGTCATGGAAACAAAGCCTCCTTCTCTCATTCGGCGAGGATAAAGTGGCTCAGTGGAATGACGCCATAACCTTCAAGTATGTTACTGGTTCATACACTGACTACTATTTAGAAAAATTAGGCTTACTCCAGCTTGCCGAGCCACAGCTGCCCAGCTCCTCTGTCGTTGCTTTGCTAATACACGGACTACCCATTCATGTTCAGCAAGTCGTAAAGATCCGCGGACCACGAGATCCCGAAGCAGTGTTGCAATGCCTACGCGACGCTGGTGTATGTCGAAGCACACATGAAGTACCAGCCACAACAGTACGTCCAGATGCTGTAGGAAACGCCAGCAACGCAACCTCAAGCCAACGCATTTTTCCGCCTCATGGACCGCACAAGCGGCCAGGCCGtccaacaaacacacaaacctcaGCTGTAGCTGAAGACTACAATGACCATGTAGTACAAAAAAACGAGTAAAAAAGGGTGCTGGTTTCCACCCAAAGACACAATATGAAACTGTTTACCTTGTATCCACGAAACTCATTTACATCGATGTACGTGTCAACGACATCCTTGCACGTGCCCTTATAGACAGTGGATCCTCAATCACTTTCGTCAACACTCGCCTTCTGTCTCCAGAGGACGTGTGTGAAGGGAGAACTGTATGTGTCAAAGGATTCGATGGCACTTCTAAGATATTCAGTCAGTGGAGTGAGGTATCCCTGCGGATTTCCAACGAAACTATCACCACAAACGCTCTGGTCATTTCTGACGTGGACTATGACGTGCTACTCTCACGACCAGATATTAAACGCCTAAAACTTAATATCTATTGGGACGATACAGTCTCTACTGCAGATGATACCGGGCACTGGATTCCCTTCACCGACCACGGCGCTGGAGGTTCCGTTTACAATCCGGGACACCACACCTATTCGGCGAAAACCTTATAACTTATCACTTGACAAAAAGAACTGGCTGCAGCAAGAACTCCAGGCTATGCTCGACGCAGACATAATTCgtccatcaacatcatcatttgCCTCACCCATAACTATTGTCCCCAAAGCCGATAGCTCGTTTCGCTTGTGCACCGACTATAGGCTCTTAAACCGTCAGACCGACCTTTTTCCGTTTCCCATGCCCCATGTGGATGATATTATCAACCAAACAGGTGGGAGCACAACCTTTTCTTGCATCGATCTCTGCAAAGGATTTTGGCAAATCCCTTTAACAGAGGAAACAAAAAAGTACACGGCCTTTGTCACACCGTTTGACTTATACGAGTACAATCGTCTACCATTCGGGTGGAAAAATTCCTCTGCGTGGTTCCAAAAAATGATGACATCTGTACTCCAACCATTTATTGGCAAGTTCGTACATGTCTACATAGACGATATTCTAGTGTATTCGAGATCAACAGAGGAACATTACCATCATCTCCATATGGTACTACAAGCACTCAGTAATGCCAACCTCCAAATCAACATTAAGAAGAGCGTTTGGTTCAGCTCTAGTGTTGTTTTCCTGGGCAGGCGAATTGACGGCATGACCAAAACAACTAAAGAGGAATCTGTGGAGAAGATCAAGCACATGACGAAGCCTTATGATGTACACTCCCTGCGTGTGTTCCTTGGACTGGCTGGTCACTTCCGTGCGTTCGTCCAGGATTACGCCGCAAGAACAAGAAGTCTAACGGCTTTACTTCGCAAAGACGTTCGCTTCCACTGGACTACGCAATGCGAAGCTGCTTATCAAGACATTCTTGCAGCAATCACTTCCAACCCCATCTTGACACTACCAGATTTCAAGTTACCATTTGAGCTGCGTACCGATGCCTCCCACTTTGGAACGGGCGCTGTACCAGCGTGACGCGATGAAACCCGCCGTCCAACAAATGACAGCTATAGGGTACTACTCATACACGTTCAACGACACGGAACTCAATTATAGTACAACAGAGAAAGAACTTCTCGCTGTTGTAAAAGCCGTTAGGTACTTCCGTACCTTCCTTGATGGAAGGACTTTCAACTTGTTCACAGATCACCCACCCGTGACACACATCCTCACATCTGCCGACCTCAAGGGACGCCTTGCAAGATGGTCCTCAGAGCTCCAACAATTTGATATGAAGATCCACTACAAGCCAGGAAAGGTCCTCACAGACGCTGATGCTATGTCTCGCCTTGGGCTCGAGCATCTCACCGCCGCAATTTTTTCCAATTCACTAATATGGGAAGGCACTCAGCCGATAATCCTCAAGGAAGGCAGGTACGTAGTTCCTTCAACCATGATAAACAGAGTTCTCTATACTCTACCATGACAGCCCAGAGTCTGGTGGCCATGACGGCATCTCAACAACTTATCGCAAGATATGTCAACGTTTCACATGGCCACGTATGAAGCAAGACGTCAGAAACTACGTTCGTTCGTGTGACTTGTGTCAAAGAAACAAACTCAAGTTTCGTCAAAGAGCTGATCGCATGACGTTGCCTCACCATTCATCAGTACCATTCGAAGTGATACACCTCGACTTTGCTGAATTACGTAAAAAGTCTGAGGGCATCAGGAAAACCCAATCATTTCTGCTTGCCATCGATGAACACACTCGAGTAATTAACACACGGCCAGGGGGGGAAGATACCATGAGCGTAATTGCCATGCTGGAACGGGATATCTTCACAAACACTAAGACCATCATCTGTGACAATGGACCTGCGTTCACAAGCAAGCGTCTAGCCACATGGGCCCAAGAACGACATATCCAGTTGAAGTTCACAGCTCCCTACCACCCTGCGGCAAACGGAATGGCTGAGCGGGCTATCCGCGATATCAAGCAGTTTATACACATGTATCCTGATTTTCCCGGTGGTTGGAAACCATGTTTGGAAGCTGCAACGCATCATCGTAATCGTTCCCACAACCAAGCTATAGGGTGCTCTCCCTACTTTGCTCTACATGGCCGCTCACCTATTCTCCATGCTGATCAGGATTTAGGCATCAGTGATACAATCATTCTAACCGAGAAGCGCAACAACTTGGATCAGATCAACAAGTACAGGCTAGCTATGCAGCTACACTTCGACCGTCGTCACAGCAATCGCATCCCGGACATCAAACTCGGCGATCTTATCCTAGTACAGAGGCGCCTACCTGGGATGAGAACTACACCACAAGGTGTTGCGGAATGAGACCTGCAGCGCGAACCGTGCTTGATTTAGATTTTCATGTACTGAAAGACGACGAGGTTGTTTGGACCTTTCAAGAGTGTTGCTTTTGTTTTTTAGTGTTGTAACTCGTGAACGACGAGGAAGAAAAAACTGATTTTGGAATTTTGGAACGTCTGGTTCGAGTCCTTTTCTCTAGCTCATCGAATGTCCTGCGTCACTCTGATCGAAACGAAATCCGGTTAGTAGCTATCCATCTGACCATAACatatttggtgccgaaacccgggaagtcTGATTCCGGACGATCGAGGAGGATGGATCGCTTGAAAGCGAAAAGGACTGTACTGCGAGGGAGGACCACTCGAATCATCAACGAAAGCAAAGCTCTTCTTTCATCTGAGACCGCCAGCGCTGAGGATCTCACCGTTCTACTAGATCGCCTCACCATTTGCAGTACCGACTTGAAAGACGTCGACACCCAGTTGGAGACGCTCATTCCAATCGAAGATCTTCAACACGAGTATGACAGCTGCTTTGGATACCAAGAGGAAGTAAGCACAGTAGTCTCAAAATTGAACTACAAACTTCGACAAGTTGAAGCTCCTGCTTTGCAGACCATGACATCGCAAACTGAGAGGAACACTCAGTCCTTGAGGGAGTCAACGAGATCTGGAATTAAGTTACCAAAGCTCCAGCTCCAAAAGTTCAATGGCGAGCCCACGCTGTGGCCAAGCTTCTGGGAGCAATACTTAAGCAGCATACATGAAAACGCTACCCTTTCCAAGATCGAGAAATTCCAGTACCTGAGATCTCTTCTCGTTGGACGGGCGTCTGCTGCGATTGAGGGACTCCAGGCCACGGAAGCTTGCTACGATGATGCATTGGAGTTGCCGAAAAAACGTTTTGGTGATAGACAGAAGATAGAACACGAGTATTTCTCCCGTCTGCGTCAACTTTCCCATATTCGCTCTTCGCACGATACTGGTGGACTGAGGAAGATATATGATCAGACCCAGTCTAGTATGCGAGGATTAAAATCTCTCGGAATAACTGCTGGAAGTTACGCAGCGATGATGAACGACATTCTCCTGAACGCGTTGCCACAGGACATGGTTTTGGACTACCATCGTAGGAAACAGCAACAACCAGCACAGCTCGAAAACTCCGAAAGGCAGTTAGAGGATCTCCTCGATTTTCTCCAGAACGAAGTCGAAAGCAGAGAAAAGGCGGGAATATCTAGCCAGGATGGAGGAGTTGTGAAACGAAGAGGGAGTCAGATGAGCCGTCCCAGTGGGCTAGTACTCCAAACGGGTTCTGAGCCGGCCAAGTGTATCTTTTGCGGCTCTTCGGCGCATACGACTGAACGATGCTCTTCTGATATGAATCTGAGTGCCCGAAAAGAGAAGCTCAAATCTCAGCGAAGATGTTTCCGATGCACCTGGGTGGGACATATGACGAACCAGTGTGTGAGACGTGTCAAATGCGATAAATGCAAAGGTAGACACGTAACCTCCATGTGTGACCCGGAGTACAACCCAGCCCAGTCAACTAGCCCTAAAACGCAAACCCGCAGCGCAGTGATCGCCACGTCCTCAGCCACTTCACGTTCCACTGTTTTGCTACAGACTTTCCGGGCTTGGGTGGTCGTCGACAAGAAGTGCGCATACATTCGAGGATTATTTGACAGTGGTAGTCAAAGTACCTTTGTGCGAGAGGATCTTGTTCGCAGCTTGAACTTGCCCGTCCTGAGAGAGGAGGAACTCTCAATAAGCACATTTTCCAGTGATATGGGGAGGAAACCAGAGAGGCGACGAATAGTGGAGCTCCAGATACGAAGCCAGTATGCCGAGGAGGTAATAACTATGGAAGCAATCGAAATGCCAGTTCTATGTCATGATCTTCCATCAGCTTCAGCAGATGACCGTCACTTGATTCTACTTCAGGAAGCTGGAGAACATGTTGCTGATGTCGTATCGTTCCCAGGCATACCGCAAGTGAAGGGAATTTCGGTCCTTATTGGGTCGGATCAAATGTGGAAATTGCTGAAAGGAGAGATCCAACGTTACGGGCCAAACGATGAAATCGTTGCCATCAACTCCAAACTAGGATGGACGTTTCAGGGTCCGACTACCGAACGTTCGCTGATCGCAAGGCAGGCCTGCAACTATGTATCTGTGCTTCGTGTGAGTACACTTTCTGAGGACCTGCGCTGTGACCAGCTTTTAGAACGATTTTGCAGCCTGGAAGGAGTTGGAATCGTCCACGAAGATGAATCTCCGTCGGCCGAAGGTCATGCCGTTCTCGAAGAGTTCGAGAAAACACTGAAGATGAGGGATGGCAGGTACGAGGTTCAGCTCCCGTGGAAACAGACAGATTCGCCGTTGAACGACAACTTCGAGATAGCTAAAACTAGGCTGAAGAAACTTGTGTTCCGACTGAACAAAGACAGACATTTGATCGAAGAGTACGACAAAGTTATACGTGGATATCTTCTCAGTGGATACGCAGAAGAAGTTCCGGTATCCAACCAAGAACAGAACACTCGGGTTTTCTACATGCCACACAGAGAAGTTTTCCGCGAAGCATCTACAACAACCAAGTTGCGTGTAGTGTTCGACGCGTCGTCGCATGGTCCTGGAAGTACATCTTTAAATGACCACCTGGAAACTGGACCAAAGCTTCAAGCAGACATGCAGGATATTCTAATCAGGTTTAGGATGCATCAGATCGCTATGATAGCGGATATCGAGAAAGCTTTCCTCCAGATCATGGTCCACGAGAGAGATCGTGATGCGCTACGATATCTTTGGTACCGCGACGTGCCCTTTCGTGAGATGACGTCTAACGAGCTCTGCGTTCTCAGGATGAGTCGGGTTCCCTTCGGAACGACCGCGAATCCTTTCCTCCTGGCCGCAACGCTGCATCACCACTTTCGTCACTTGGTAACAGGAGCTGATAACGTTGAACAAGCCACGAGGATGCATCGTCAGGCTTTGGCAGTCATTGAACAGGCTGGAATGCGCCTCAGAAAATGGGCATCGAATGAACCCCAGTTAAAGTCTGTGTTCAAAAAGGGTGAGACTGACGAGTCGATACATCAGAAGGTACTTGGAATTCCTTGGAATACTGAAACTGACAGCTTGATGCCTAATTTAGAAGCCGTGAAAACGTTTGTGGCAACTTCACCAGTAACCAAAAGGAACATACTCCAAGGCACCGCAAGACTGTTTGACCCTTTGGGATTCCTCAATCCATTTACGTTCAGGGCCCGATCCATGTTTCAAGACCTATGGAAGAAAAAGGTTGGATGGGACGAAGATATCCCATGTGATGCTCAGCAGAAGTGGAGCGAATGGTGTAATGAACTATCTACATTATCAGCACTAGAGATTCCCCGTTGCGTCGTTCCAGCGAATGCATCTGCGTTTCAAATGCATATATTTTGTGATGCCAGTCCTCTTGGTTATGGGGCAGTGGCTTACCTGAGAACCGCAAACACAAAGGGCGAGATTTCAACGCATTTAATACTCTCAAAAACTCGTCTAGCACCTATCAAGCAGCTCTCTCTTCCAAGACTAGAGCTTATGGGAATGCTTATCGGAGCGAGAATGCTCACTTACCTGCAAAGGACACTGTATAAATTACAGTTCGACTATTTTATGTGGACCGACTCCATGATCGCATTGTGGTGGATACGACGCCGGCCAACCGAATGGAAAGTGTTCGTCAGCAATCGAGTAAAAGAAATCCAACGTCTCACCGAAATATCGCATTGGGCACACTGCCCTGGGACCGAAAACCCAGCCGACCACTTGACAAGAGGCATTACTGCGCTAAAACTGATTAGCAGTCAAAGTTGGTGGCATGGGCCTAAGTGGCTAGCCGGAGACTGCGTGTGCTGGCCGAACGATTTCGTCGAACAGGATCCACGAACGGATGAGGAACGCCTACAATGTCAGGCATTACTGCAAGTGGCGTTGCAACAATGGTCGCCACTTCTTGATTTGGATGCGTTCGCAAAGTATTCCCGTGTTTTGCGAACGACTGCCTGGATTCTTCGATTCATTACAAATTGCCGGCATCATGAAGAACGGCTCACGGGTCCCTTGTCTGCAGACGAACTACTTCATGCGGAAACGTACTGGGTACGTACTTCGCAGGCCGCAACGTATCCAGATGAGGTTTATGCACTGAGGGAGGAGCTGGAATTTCCCAAGAACTCGCCAATTTTGCAGCCGTTTCTGGATGCAACTGGTGTTCTCCGGCTTAAGGGTCGGCTTCACTATGCGGATGAAGTAGAACAAGTCAAACATCCCATCATCATTTCGAAGGAGCACCGCCTGGCACACCTTATAGCGTCTGCTTCACACCACCGCACACTACACGGAGGACTCCAGGACACCATGAACGACCTTAGGGAGAAATGGTGGATTCCCCATGCTAGACAATTTGTAAAGACTGTGATCTTCAGCTGCCCAACGTGCAAACGATTCCGACTTCAGCCAGCCACAGCACCTACTGCTCCGTTACCTGCAGAGCGAGTAACCCCCATTCTTCCGTTTGAAGTGGCAGGAGTAGATTTTGTCGGCCCGGTTTTTGTAAAAACCGATGACGGATCAAAGAGATCTTATATCTCATTGTTTACTTGTGCCGTTACCAGGGCGGTACATTTCGAACTAATCAGCAACCTCGGAGCCAACGCATTTCTTCTTGCATTCAGGAGATTTGTGTCCCGTCGTGGAATACACTCGGTGATGTACTCAGACAACGCCTTAACATTTAAGAGGGCCGCGAAAGATATCCAGAAGTTAGGGAGTCTAATACGGCAAGACGACGTGCAGAATTATATGGCCACAACTATGATCAGCTGGAGGTTCATGCCGGAAAGAGCACCGTGGTGGGGCGGGTTTTGGGAGAGACTCGTTCGGACCCTTAAACATGCTCTACGAAGAGTCATCGGAAAGCAGTCGTTCACGATCGAAGAAATGGAAACGGTGCTAGCCGAAGCCGAAGCAGCAGTAAACTCACGGCCCATCACGTACTTGCATTCCTCACCCAACGAGCCTACTGCTTTGACGCCAGCGCACCTCCTAGTTGGAAAACGCTTGATTGCCTTGCCATCTTCGAAACGACAAGACCCAACCAGATCAACTACAGAAGCGCTTTCGCGAAGGTGGGTGCACCAGCAAA from Ornithodoros turicata isolate Travis unplaced genomic scaffold, ASM3712646v1 Chromosome13, whole genome shotgun sequence encodes:
- the LOC135372085 gene encoding uncharacterized protein LOC135372085; the encoded protein is MDRLKAKRTVLRGRTTRIINESKALLSSETASAEDLTVLLDRLTICSTDLKDVDTQLETLIPIEDLQHEYDSCFGYQEEVSTVVSKLNYKLRQVEAPALQTMTSQTERNTQSLRESTRSGIKLPKLQLQKFNGEPTLWPSFWEQYLSSIHENATLSKIEKFQYLRSLLVGRASAAIEGLQATEACYDDALELPKKRFGDRQKIEHEYFSRLRQLSHIRSSHDTGGLRKIYDQTQSSMRGLKSLGITAGSYAAMMNDILLNALPQDMVLDYHRRKQQQPAQLENSERQLEDLLDFLQNEVESREKAGISSQDGGVVKRRGSQMSRPSGLVLQTGSEPAKCIFCGSSAHTTERCSSDMNLSARKEKLKSQRRCFRCTWVGHMTNQCVRRVKCDKCKGRHVTSMCDPEYNPAQSTSPKTQTRSAVIATSSATSRSTVLLQTFRAWVVVDKKCAYIRGLFDSGSQSTFVREDLVRSLNLPVLREEELSISTFSSDMGRKPERRRIVELQIRSQYAEEVITMEAIEMPVLCHDLPSASADDRHLILLQEAGEHVADVVSFPGIPQVKGISVLIGSDQMWKLLKGEIQRYGPNDEIVAINSKLGWTFQGPTTERSLIARQACNYVSVLRVSTLSEDLRCDQLLERFCSLEGVGIVHEDESPSAEGHAVLEEFEKTLKMRDGRYEVQLPWKQTDSPLNDNFEIAKTRLKKLVFRLNKDRHLIEEYDKVIRGYLLSGYAEEVPVSNQEQNTRVFYMPHREVFREASTTTKLRVVFDASSHGPGSTSLNDHLETGPKLQADMQDILIRFRMHQIAMIADIEKAFLQIMVHERDRDALRYLWYRDVPFREMTSNELCVLRMSRVPFGTTANPFLLAATLHHHFRHLVTGADNVEQATRMHRQALAVIEQAGMRLRKWASNEPQLKSVFKKGETDESIHQKVLGIPWNTETDSLMPNLEAVKTFVATSPVTKRNILQGTARLFDPLGFLNPFTFRARSMFQDLWKKKVGWDEDIPCDAQQKWSEWCNELSTLSALEIPRCVVPANASAFQMHIFCDASPLGYGAVAYLRTANTKGEISTHLILSKTRLAPIKQLSLPRLELMGMLIGARMLTYLQRTLYKLQFDYFMWTDSMIALWWIRRRPTEWKVFVSNRVKEIQRLTEISHWAHCPGTENPADHLTRGITALKLISSQSWWHGPKWLAGDCVCWPNDFVEQDPRTDEERLQCQALLQVALQQWSPLLDLDAFAKYSRVLRTTAWILRFITNCRHHEERLTGPLSADELLHAETYWVRTSQAATYPDEVYALREELEFPKNSPILQPFLDATGVLRLKGRLHYADEVEQVKHPIIISKEHRLAHLIASASHHRTLHGGLQDTMNDLREKWWIPHARQFVKTVIFSCPTCKRFRLQPATAPTAPLPAERVTPILPFEVAGVDFVGPVFVKTDDGSKRSYISLFTCAVTRAVHFELISNLGANAFLLAFRRFVSRRGIHSVMYSDNALTFKRAAKDIQKLGSLIRQDDVQNYMATTMISWRFMPERAPWWGGFWERLVRTLKHALRRVIGKQSFTIEEMETVLAEAEAAVNSRPITYLHSSPNEPTALTPAHLLVGKRLIALPSSKRQDPTRSTTEALSRRWVHQQKIADHFWKRWHKDYLWELRSAHVSRTTPSHSMKEGDLVLVHEERTPRQVWKTARIVKFHRGRDGKNRSCSVKLPSGNITRRPVQQLYPFEDHLQCASDAHSGGEDVAE
- the LOC135372084 gene encoding uncharacterized protein LOC135372084, translating into MVLQALSNANLQINIKKSVWFSSSVVFLGRRIDGMTKTTKEESVEKIKHMTKPYDVHSLRVFLGLAGHFRAFVQDYAARTRSLTALLRKDVRFHWTTQCEAAYQDILAAITSNPILTLPDFKLPFELRTDASHFGTGAVPA